In the genome of Photobacterium sp. TY1-4, one region contains:
- a CDS encoding DUF3802 family protein, producing MVVESEGYHALIEYFTEHLSLFENASKDGSNETVEDVVTDLIATNLMAVFSQNPDLEAEFRFKLMQEADAVVEDLSEVLAGAWQCCPTNEQIAFLEDYIGLVKNLFDSAISQQVCRG from the coding sequence ATGGTTGTTGAGTCTGAAGGATATCACGCGCTGATAGAGTACTTTACTGAGCATTTATCTTTGTTTGAGAATGCCAGTAAAGATGGGAGTAATGAGACGGTAGAAGATGTTGTCACTGATCTGATTGCGACTAATCTTATGGCGGTTTTTTCGCAAAATCCTGACTTGGAAGCGGAATTTCGCTTCAAGTTAATGCAAGAGGCCGATGCCGTGGTCGAGGACTTAAGCGAAGTTCTGGCGGGGGCGTGGCAGTGTTGCCCGACCAATGAGCAAATTGCATTTCTGGAAGATTATATCGGACTGGTAAAAAACCTGTTCGATAGTGCGATTAGTCAACAAGTTTGCCGGGGCTGA
- a CDS encoding methyl-accepting chemotaxis protein, with amino-acid sequence MKQTKLGKSRLSIVTSIQIVFVLLVCMGGMLSYFGNKGLNDVSREFETLSKQALPVAMNNAEIVQGSMQTAQRLAEVFNSASVEELEAAANQLNRDQQSVITAINELGALAEQYQISWLMEDVARVKQGLNQLRSMSQTLRDSQQQILETKAQIISDKAMMNYAVSGVRAEMSRLGMDLYAGNPTGLNHVNNFVNHSLEMASKLIALLIETDVATAEKLAKELKRTNLAGMNYAWRELTQIDSRIEDYTSVTVPFDMVKALYTEEGLVARHLHVLQLMEAQALKVEEARGLIASVMNEVDTLTEGANAMVSQGKQGVSQASEKAITLFVTLSIAGLILAVAASSWISHTVRSSLKKIDRVVKATSNGDLTARATQNAPKEFAVLGGLLNQSNINNSRILGKLVENSNSLNTAAESSQQAASASRIALKEQSDELATIATAINQLECSIKEIVSSTSESEAEAEKAHELALQGVRIIERSTTGLRSLDQQFIVNEQRMAELGNHVNKITEVVELISSIADNTNLLALNAAIEAARAGEQGRGFAVVADEVRKLASQTNQQTESIRKTIAELHRAAKDANEAMVVSRSEMTASIDLSSEVQIAIDQIQKMIASINDKVITIAAATQQQENASVEVGRSVEQVANQAKTNSRQLKTLVKEASTVAEVAHQQQDLLSNYQLQSA; translated from the coding sequence ATGAAACAAACCAAGCTCGGCAAATCCAGGCTATCGATTGTCACGTCTATCCAAATCGTTTTTGTACTGCTTGTCTGTATGGGCGGCATGCTGTCGTACTTCGGAAATAAGGGGCTGAATGATGTCTCAAGGGAGTTCGAGACACTCAGCAAGCAGGCTTTACCGGTGGCGATGAACAATGCTGAGATTGTTCAGGGCTCGATGCAAACGGCCCAGCGCTTAGCTGAGGTGTTTAACAGTGCATCCGTCGAAGAGCTGGAAGCGGCTGCGAACCAGCTCAACCGTGATCAGCAAAGTGTGATCACCGCAATCAATGAACTCGGTGCACTGGCCGAGCAGTATCAAATCAGTTGGCTGATGGAAGATGTCGCCCGGGTCAAGCAAGGGCTGAACCAACTGCGGTCGATGTCGCAGACATTGCGTGACTCTCAGCAGCAAATTCTGGAGACCAAGGCGCAAATTATCAGTGATAAAGCGATGATGAATTATGCGGTGTCCGGAGTCAGGGCGGAGATGAGCCGACTGGGGATGGACCTGTATGCGGGAAATCCAACGGGTTTGAATCATGTCAATAACTTCGTCAATCACTCGCTGGAGATGGCCAGTAAACTGATTGCCTTGTTGATTGAAACCGATGTGGCGACAGCGGAGAAACTGGCCAAAGAGCTCAAACGCACCAATCTGGCCGGGATGAACTATGCCTGGCGTGAGCTCACGCAAATTGATAGTCGTATCGAAGATTACACCAGCGTGACTGTCCCGTTTGATATGGTGAAAGCCTTGTACACCGAGGAGGGGCTAGTCGCGCGGCATCTTCATGTGTTGCAGCTGATGGAAGCGCAGGCGCTGAAGGTCGAAGAGGCGCGCGGACTCATTGCCTCGGTGATGAATGAAGTCGATACCCTGACCGAAGGCGCCAATGCGATGGTGAGCCAGGGCAAGCAAGGGGTCAGCCAGGCGAGTGAAAAAGCCATAACGCTGTTTGTCACTCTGAGTATTGCCGGACTCATTCTGGCGGTGGCAGCGAGCAGCTGGATCAGCCACACGGTCAGAAGCTCACTGAAGAAAATTGACCGGGTGGTGAAAGCGACCAGCAACGGGGATCTGACCGCACGGGCGACACAAAATGCCCCGAAGGAGTTCGCGGTCCTGGGTGGTTTGCTGAATCAGTCCAATATCAACAACAGCCGGATCTTGGGGAAACTGGTTGAAAACAGCAACAGCCTGAACACCGCAGCCGAGAGCAGCCAACAAGCCGCATCGGCTTCCCGGATCGCCCTGAAAGAGCAAAGTGATGAGCTGGCGACGATTGCCACGGCAATCAACCAGCTGGAATGCTCGATCAAAGAGATTGTTTCCAGTACCTCAGAGTCAGAAGCGGAAGCGGAAAAAGCGCATGAGCTGGCATTGCAAGGGGTCCGGATCATCGAACGCAGTACGACCGGGCTACGCTCGCTGGATCAGCAATTTATTGTCAATGAGCAACGCATGGCTGAGCTGGGCAACCATGTCAATAAAATCACCGAGGTGGTGGAGCTGATCAGCTCGATTGCCGATAACACCAACCTGCTGGCTCTGAATGCAGCGATTGAAGCTGCCCGGGCCGGTGAGCAGGGGCGCGGTTTTGCCGTGGTTGCGGATGAAGTCCGGAAGCTGGCCAGCCAGACTAACCAGCAAACTGAATCGATCCGCAAGACCATTGCTGAGCTGCACCGGGCAGCGAAAGATGCCAACGAAGCCATGGTCGTCAGCCGCTCGGAAATGACCGCTTCGATCGATTTGAGCAGCGAAGTGCAGATTGCCATCGATCAGATCCAAAAGATGATCGCATCGATCAACGACAAGGTGATCACCATTGCCGCTGCGACCCAGCAGCAGGAAAATGCGTCGGTTGAAGTCGGCCGCAGTGTCGAGCAGGTGGCGAACCAGGCGAAAACCAACAGCCGCCAGCTGAAAACCCTGGTGAAAGAAGCCAGTACCGTGGCGGAAGTGGCGCACCAGCAACAGGATCTGTTGTCGAATTATCAGCTGCAATCGGCTTAA
- a CDS encoding tRNA-uridine aminocarboxypropyltransferase, with product MRIHAVHHLYQERLARSTRPYRARGCNVERCSYCMLRPHLCICGDKPHIDSQAAFLLLMYDDEILKPSNTGRLIADLFTDTFAYIWSRTEPDPAMLALLDDPQWQPFVVFPAEYAAPERVAETVTIAPGKRPLFILLDGSWAEAKKMFRKSPYLNAFPVLSIQADEPSRYRVREAAKVGQLGTAEVAARIIDLYGESQNAEMLDLWFDVFREHYLTGKLNRQLPEASAMKQLQAFVAT from the coding sequence ATGCGCATCCACGCGGTCCATCATTTATATCAGGAGCGTCTGGCACGCTCGACCCGTCCGTATCGGGCGCGCGGCTGTAACGTCGAGCGTTGCAGCTATTGCATGTTGCGCCCGCACTTATGCATTTGTGGCGACAAACCGCACATTGACTCGCAGGCGGCATTTCTGCTGCTGATGTATGACGATGAGATCCTGAAACCGAGCAATACCGGCCGGTTGATTGCCGACCTGTTTACAGACACCTTCGCCTACATCTGGTCCCGCACCGAACCCGATCCGGCGATGCTGGCCCTGCTTGACGATCCGCAGTGGCAGCCCTTTGTGGTGTTTCCGGCAGAATACGCCGCGCCTGAGCGGGTCGCTGAAACCGTGACGATTGCCCCGGGCAAGCGACCGCTGTTTATCCTGCTCGACGGCAGTTGGGCCGAGGCCAAGAAGATGTTTCGTAAAAGCCCGTATCTGAACGCGTTTCCGGTCCTGTCGATTCAGGCGGATGAGCCGTCGCGTTATCGGGTTCGTGAAGCCGCCAAAGTCGGTCAGTTGGGAACGGCAGAAGTGGCGGCGAGAATTATCGATTTATATGGTGAGTCCCAGAATGCCGAAATGCTGGATCTGTGGTTTGATGTGTTTCGCGAGCATTACCTGACCGGTAAGCTGAACCGGCAGTTGCCGGAAGCGTCTGCGATGAAACAGCTCCAGGCTTTTGTGGCCACCTGA
- the nagK gene encoding N-acetylglucosamine kinase, with protein MYYGFDVGGTKIEFGAFNEKLERVATERVPTPGGDYDKLVNTLVEIIEKADQTFGCEGHIGIGIPGMEDAEDGTVLTSNVPAAKGRTLRKDLEQRLGRSVTIDNDANCFALSEAWDAELQGEKSVLGLILGTGFGGGLVFDGQVFSGKSHVAGEVGHTRMPIDGWFHLGENAPLFACGCEKKGCIDNYLSGRGFEQLYAHYYGEQVKAVEIIQRYEAGDDKAVEHVDRFLELLAICFANLFTALDPHVVVLGGGLSNFELLYTELPKRLPKHLLSVARVPKIVKAKYGDAGGVRGAAFLNIK; from the coding sequence ATGTACTACGGCTTTGATGTGGGTGGAACCAAGATTGAGTTTGGTGCCTTTAATGAAAAACTGGAGCGCGTAGCCACTGAGCGGGTGCCGACGCCGGGCGGCGACTATGACAAGCTGGTAAATACACTGGTTGAGATCATTGAGAAAGCCGATCAGACCTTTGGTTGCGAAGGCCATATCGGGATCGGGATCCCGGGGATGGAAGACGCCGAGGATGGCACTGTCCTCACATCGAATGTGCCGGCGGCCAAAGGCCGTACACTGCGTAAAGATCTGGAACAACGTCTGGGCCGCAGCGTGACCATTGATAACGACGCCAACTGTTTCGCGTTGTCGGAAGCCTGGGATGCTGAGCTTCAGGGTGAAAAATCGGTCCTGGGCCTGATCCTGGGCACCGGTTTTGGTGGCGGCCTGGTGTTTGACGGTCAGGTGTTCTCCGGCAAGAGCCATGTTGCCGGTGAAGTCGGCCATACCCGGATGCCGATTGACGGCTGGTTCCATCTGGGTGAGAACGCGCCGCTGTTTGCTTGTGGCTGTGAAAAGAAAGGCTGTATTGATAATTACCTGTCCGGTCGCGGTTTCGAGCAGCTGTATGCCCACTATTATGGCGAACAGGTAAAGGCTGTTGAGATCATCCAGCGCTATGAAGCGGGGGATGACAAAGCGGTTGAGCACGTGGATCGTTTCCTGGAGCTGCTGGCGATTTGTTTTGCCAACCTGTTCACAGCGTTGGATCCGCATGTCGTGGTTCTGGGTGGCGGCCTGTCGAATTTCGAGCTGCTCTATACCGAGCTGCCGAAGCGTCTGCCGAAGCACCTGTTGTCAGTTGCTCGCGTACCGAAAATTGTGAAAGCCAAGTACGGTGATGCTGGCGGTGTTCGCGGTGCGGCGTTCCTGAATATCA